A stretch of Clostridium formicaceticum DNA encodes these proteins:
- a CDS encoding GntP family permease → MLPGTFLLILISSVVFLMLLILKLKMNPVLAILLVTIPMAIVLGNSPTDAITAINNGFGATLTSIGIVIILGSIIAVVVQDTGAAIPIANFFVKLVHGKNVELGPSMAAYILSIPVFGDITTLLMAPIASTLAQKHKISMAKMAVFICAALNITHVLVPPTPGVLAITLEMGADLGRVILFGTVIGIIGFFLFYFLLRNWAGKEMIEPIDQYKQSPEQLAFNEEQAATSEGWNENLPSTLHSFLPLFLPVVLITVASFMKVSFDPSSTAYMIITFLGDRVVALLIGVAAAMTLTIGRTEKVKEIARKNDSKLGKDCSLLECIFGSWVTRALQMAVIPLLVTGMGGAFGRVLAAAPAAQDLATVIAGFGIPALAIPWLIAMVMMASLGSMTMAQMTATALVLPLLPVLGLSPLAAVLAIGAGAIGPNHVNNSGFWVFSGFYNLNPKQALKYITFPSVVISVILFAIVFIFNAIGLLG, encoded by the coding sequence ATGCTACCAGGTACGTTTTTGCTTATTTTAATAAGCTCTGTGGTATTCCTTATGCTTTTGATTCTAAAACTGAAAATGAATCCAGTTTTAGCTATATTACTTGTAACAATTCCTATGGCGATTGTTCTTGGAAATTCACCAACAGACGCAATCACAGCAATTAATAATGGTTTTGGAGCAACTCTTACTTCTATAGGTATCGTTATTATCTTAGGGAGTATTATTGCGGTAGTTGTTCAAGATACAGGTGCAGCTATACCGATAGCAAATTTCTTTGTAAAACTAGTACATGGAAAAAATGTTGAGCTTGGACCATCTATGGCAGCTTATATACTTTCCATTCCAGTATTTGGTGATATAACAACGCTTCTTATGGCACCAATAGCCAGTACCCTTGCACAAAAACATAAAATCAGTATGGCCAAGATGGCAGTATTTATCTGTGCTGCGCTAAATATTACCCATGTTTTAGTACCACCAACACCAGGGGTTTTAGCAATTACCCTTGAAATGGGTGCTGACTTAGGTAGAGTAATTTTATTTGGTACAGTCATTGGTATTATAGGATTCTTCTTATTCTACTTCCTATTAAGAAATTGGGCAGGAAAAGAGATGATAGAACCGATTGATCAGTATAAGCAAAGCCCAGAGCAATTGGCTTTTAACGAAGAGCAAGCTGCAACCAGTGAAGGATGGAATGAAAACCTACCATCGACATTGCATTCTTTTTTGCCACTATTTTTACCAGTAGTACTAATCACGGTAGCTTCTTTTATGAAGGTATCCTTTGACCCTAGTAGTACAGCCTATATGATTATTACATTCCTTGGCGATCGTGTAGTTGCATTGCTTATTGGTGTGGCTGCAGCAATGACCCTTACAATTGGTAGAACAGAAAAGGTAAAGGAAATTGCCAGAAAAAATGATTCAAAACTAGGAAAAGACTGTTCATTGCTTGAATGTATCTTTGGTTCTTGGGTAACAAGAGCATTACAAATGGCAGTAATTCCATTACTTGTAACAGGTATGGGTGGAGCTTTTGGGAGGGTTCTTGCAGCAGCTCCAGCAGCGCAGGATTTAGCAACAGTAATCGCAGGATTTGGTATACCAGCTTTAGCTATTCCATGGTTAATTGCTATGGTGATGATGGCTTCATTAGGTTCCATGACAATGGCGCAGATGACTGCAACAGCTTTAGTTTTGCCGTTACTACCAGTGTTAGGTCTATCTCCATTAGCAGCAGTATTAGCTATCGGTGCAGGAGCAATTGGACCGAATCATGTAAACAACAGTGGTTTCTGGGTATTCAGTGGATTCTACAACTTAAATCCAAAACAAGCTTTAAAATATATAACATTCCCCAGCGTTGTTATTAGTGTAATTCTATTTGCAATTGTATTTATATTTAACGCAATTGGGCTTTTGGGATAG
- a CDS encoding dihydrodipicolinate synthase family protein: MKARFLTPVVTAFDEKGKLDIQANKNIYDHLIKGGVDGIVVMGSTGEFFNMPLEQQKELIDLAVGYINKRVKVYIGTSCMSVEDTIEMANYAHHAGADAVMIISPYYFSLSDESIEAFYDEVAAATEANIYLYNFPARSGYDLSPEIAFRLARKNKNIIGCKDTVVEMGHTRALISLMKSEFPEFDVLSGYDENFVHNVLCGGGGCIGGLSNLAPEIFAAWTKAVNEKDFDKMAEYQKVVDKMMKLYNIGTPFIPIIKKAMMIRGVDMQDYCTKPFLQANEKQVEEIKTVMREVNLL, translated from the coding sequence ATGAAAGCAAGATTTTTAACACCAGTGGTGACTGCATTTGATGAGAAGGGCAAATTGGATATACAAGCAAATAAGAATATCTATGATCATCTTATTAAAGGTGGCGTTGATGGCATTGTTGTAATGGGGAGTACCGGCGAATTTTTTAACATGCCTTTAGAGCAACAAAAAGAGCTGATTGATTTAGCTGTAGGTTATATCAATAAAAGAGTAAAGGTATATATTGGAACAAGCTGCATGTCAGTTGAAGATACGATAGAAATGGCTAATTACGCACATCACGCGGGTGCCGACGCCGTTATGATTATTAGTCCCTATTATTTTAGTCTTTCTGATGAGAGCATAGAGGCTTTCTATGATGAAGTTGCTGCAGCAACTGAAGCAAATATCTATCTTTATAACTTCCCTGCCAGAAGTGGCTATGATTTATCACCAGAAATAGCCTTTAGACTTGCTAGAAAAAACAAAAACATTATCGGATGTAAGGATACAGTTGTGGAAATGGGTCATACAAGAGCGCTGATTTCATTGATGAAATCAGAGTTTCCAGAATTTGATGTTTTATCAGGATACGATGAAAACTTCGTACACAATGTACTTTGTGGTGGCGGTGGATGCATAGGTGGACTTTCTAATCTTGCGCCAGAAATTTTTGCTGCATGGACAAAAGCAGTGAATGAAAAAGATTTTGATAAAATGGCTGAATATCAAAAAGTTGTTGATAAAATGATGAAGCTTTATAATATAGGAACGCCTTTTATTCCAATTATCAAAAAGGCAATGATGATAAGGGGTGTTGATATGCAAGATTATTGCACAAAGCCATTTCTTCAAGCAAACGAAAAACAAGTGGAAGAAATCAAAACTGTTATGAGGGAAGTAAATCTTTTATAG
- a CDS encoding FadR/GntR family transcriptional regulator translates to MKKLSVSEQVFEQLKQQLLNNEWKQGEKIPSENDLAEAFGVSRVTVRQAIQKLTTLGLLETKLGEGSFVKEVKPGLYMNTIIPIAYLGEDSLQEVLEFRRAIEGVVAELATEKITEDDINELENCYKQMEIHKDNLELFSKADFDFHLILAKATKNSLFIQIFSIIYDVLYDAMTKVVYKRGNTAGLYFHKLLLETIKKGDPKEVRKIMDEHMLDNKNIFDNDAEREE, encoded by the coding sequence GTGAAAAAACTAAGTGTAAGTGAACAGGTCTTTGAACAACTGAAACAACAACTTTTAAACAATGAGTGGAAGCAAGGGGAAAAGATTCCATCAGAAAACGATTTAGCAGAAGCATTTGGCGTCAGTCGTGTAACAGTGCGTCAAGCAATACAAAAGCTTACTACTTTAGGCTTATTGGAAACAAAGCTAGGTGAGGGGTCTTTTGTAAAAGAAGTAAAACCAGGTCTCTATATGAATACAATCATTCCAATAGCTTACCTTGGAGAGGACTCCCTGCAAGAGGTTTTAGAGTTTCGTAGGGCCATAGAGGGCGTAGTTGCTGAACTGGCTACAGAAAAAATTACTGAGGATGATATAAACGAACTTGAAAATTGCTATAAGCAAATGGAAATTCACAAAGATAATTTAGAGCTATTTTCTAAAGCAGACTTTGACTTTCATTTGATTTTGGCGAAGGCAACCAAGAACTCATTGTTTATACAAATATTTAGTATAATATACGATGTTTTATATGATGCCATGACGAAGGTTGTCTATAAAAGAGGTAATACTGCAGGTCTTTATTTTCATAAGTTGTTGTTAGAGACCATTAAAAAAGGTGATCCAAAGGAAGTAAGAAAAATAATGGATGAACATATGCTAGATAACAAAAATATATTTGACAATGATGCCGAAAGAGAAGAGTAG
- the panC gene encoding pantoate--beta-alanine ligase — translation MKIITSIDELKTIIRKEKQNGKQIGFVPTMGYLHDGHLSLIEKASIENHFVVVSIFVNPTQFGINEDFDVYPRDLERDQKIAEIGGANIIFHPTIKEMYPNGYRTYVEVEEITEKLCGASRPGHFRGVTTVVAKLFHIVTPHRAYFGLKDAQQVAVLQKMVKDLNMDVQVIPCPIVREADGLAMSSRNVNLSPQDRKTALILSKSLAKAKEIVAAGERNAEMILIQVKKTLATEPTVIIDYIEIVDFETFERIDILKGRVLIAIAAKIGKVRLIDNIILEDLPSCI, via the coding sequence GTGAAAATCATAACTTCAATTGATGAATTAAAAACAATTATACGTAAAGAAAAGCAAAATGGCAAACAAATTGGTTTTGTTCCCACCATGGGGTACTTGCACGATGGTCACCTTTCACTTATTGAAAAAGCCAGTATTGAAAACCATTTTGTTGTCGTCAGCATATTTGTAAACCCAACACAATTTGGTATAAATGAAGATTTTGATGTTTATCCAAGAGATCTAGAAAGAGATCAAAAGATAGCTGAAATCGGTGGTGCAAATATCATTTTTCATCCAACCATCAAAGAAATGTATCCAAATGGCTATCGTACTTATGTGGAAGTTGAAGAAATTACAGAAAAGCTATGTGGTGCTTCAAGGCCAGGGCACTTCAGAGGAGTGACAACAGTTGTTGCTAAATTATTTCATATTGTTACACCCCATCGTGCTTATTTCGGTTTGAAAGATGCACAACAGGTAGCTGTCCTTCAAAAAATGGTGAAAGACTTAAATATGGATGTACAAGTTATTCCCTGTCCTATTGTCAGGGAAGCAGATGGACTAGCCATGAGTTCTAGAAATGTAAATTTAAGCCCACAAGATCGAAAAACTGCTTTAATTCTTTCTAAGAGCTTAGCGAAGGCAAAAGAAATCGTAGCAGCAGGAGAACGAAATGCTGAAATGATTTTAATACAAGTCAAGAAAACCCTGGCTACTGAACCTACAGTAATCATTGATTATATTGAAATTGTTGATTTTGAAACATTTGAGAGGATAGATATATTAAAAGGCAGGGTGTTAATTGCTATAGCTGCTAAAATTGGTAAAGTGAGGTTGATTGATAATATTATCTTGGAGGATTTACCATCATGTATTTAA
- a CDS encoding pirin family protein, translated as MGKKIIAIDSFKFREDVGDPFLARMHHLDYYPSGNGNMGVPTSLLKGKQTEEDFDLASDWKMYYGKNVPGFPAHPHRGFETVTVVLQGYVDHSDSNGATGRYGAGDVQWMTAGSGMQHAEMFPLVHDDKENTMELFQIWLNLPSKDKFVAPSYKMLWAEDIPVVEEKDEAGNVARINIIAGTYKGSDSLDPNPNSWANNRENHVGIWTIHLTPGASFTLPRVSSTLNRNLYYYRGGSIMIDDTNITYPASIKLAGDEEIKVTNGNKDSYLLLLEGEPISEPIINHGPFVMNTQDEILQAYNDYRATKFGGWPWDREDPVNPKNVGRFARYDDDNIEIREEHIDTHL; from the coding sequence ATGGGGAAGAAAATTATTGCAATAGACAGTTTTAAGTTTCGGGAGGATGTGGGAGATCCTTTTTTGGCAAGGATGCACCATCTTGACTATTATCCCAGTGGCAATGGCAATATGGGGGTACCTACCTCACTCTTAAAAGGAAAACAAACAGAAGAAGATTTTGATTTAGCTAGTGATTGGAAGATGTACTATGGAAAAAATGTTCCCGGATTTCCTGCACACCCACATCGTGGTTTTGAGACAGTTACGGTAGTCCTTCAAGGCTATGTAGATCATTCAGATTCTAATGGTGCTACAGGTAGATATGGTGCTGGGGATGTACAATGGATGACTGCCGGAAGTGGCATGCAACATGCGGAGATGTTTCCATTGGTACATGATGATAAAGAGAATACCATGGAATTATTTCAAATATGGCTGAACCTTCCAAGTAAAGATAAATTTGTAGCACCTAGCTATAAAATGCTATGGGCTGAAGATATTCCAGTGGTAGAAGAAAAAGATGAGGCTGGAAATGTAGCTAGAATAAATATCATCGCAGGTACTTATAAAGGTAGTGATAGTTTAGATCCTAATCCCAATTCATGGGCCAACAACCGTGAGAACCATGTGGGAATATGGACAATTCATCTAACGCCAGGGGCAAGCTTTACCCTGCCAAGGGTCTCTTCTACCTTAAATAGAAATTTATATTATTACCGGGGTGGTAGTATCATGATAGATGATACCAATATCACCTACCCTGCTAGTATCAAATTGGCTGGAGATGAAGAAATTAAAGTAACAAACGGTAATAAAGATAGCTACCTCCTCTTACTAGAAGGGGAACCTATCAGCGAGCCTATAATCAACCATGGTCCCTTCGTGATGAATACACAGGATGAAATTCTTCAGGCCTATAATGATTATCGTGCTACTAAATTTGGTGGATGGCCTTGGGATAGAGAAGATCCCGTCAATCCTAAAAATGTCGGCAGATTTGCAAGATATGATGACGACAATATAGAGATTCGAGAAGAACATATAGATACGCACCTTTAA
- the panD gene encoding aspartate 1-decarboxylase, which translates to MYLNFLKSKLHRATVTEANLNYVGSITIDEALLEAANIYPNEKVQVVNNNNGARLETYVIQGERNSGIICLNGAAARLVQPGDHVIIIAYCLIREDKVNTFKPKIVILGENNEIVALKDEEIHGTTKHL; encoded by the coding sequence ATGTATTTAAATTTTCTTAAATCTAAATTACACAGAGCTACAGTAACAGAAGCTAATTTAAACTATGTAGGCAGTATTACTATTGACGAAGCTTTGTTGGAGGCTGCCAATATTTATCCAAATGAAAAGGTACAGGTTGTTAACAATAACAATGGTGCTAGATTAGAAACCTATGTTATTCAAGGAGAAAGAAACAGTGGTATCATCTGCTTAAATGGTGCTGCAGCTAGACTGGTACAACCTGGAGACCATGTAATTATTATAGCTTACTGTTTGATTCGTGAAGATAAAGTAAACACCTTTAAACCAAAGATTGTGATTTTAGGTGAAAATAATGAAATTGTTGCTTTAAAGGATGAAGAGATTCATGGCACTACGAAGCACCTCTAA
- a CDS encoding ABC transporter substrate-binding protein, protein MKKILSSLLVMIMILGVLTACSSNTGSSGSETSSEAKVFKIGIIQPMDHPSLNQIRETIISELEVLASNDEIKIEIDFKNANGDMSLLPSIMQNMLSSGVDMLVPIGTAPAQAAKASTTTVPIVFSAVSNPIEAGIVSAFEETTGNITGVSNSIAIEDIFELANALTPDVKVFGFIYNSSEINSATGIDRAKAYCDEHGIAYKEATITSTADLQQAATSLVGSVDAFFTPNDNTVASAMPTYLQVAMDANLPTYVGADSMVIDGGLATVGIDYTVLGKQTVLMISRILQGETIEENHVEQIAEYAKMININTAEELGITISEELMQEFVIIGE, encoded by the coding sequence ATGAAAAAAATTTTATCATCTTTACTTGTAATGATCATGATATTAGGGGTGTTAACAGCTTGTTCAAGCAATACGGGTTCTTCTGGATCAGAAACATCCTCTGAAGCAAAAGTTTTTAAAATTGGTATTATTCAACCTATGGATCATCCTTCCTTAAATCAAATCCGCGAAACAATTATTTCAGAATTAGAGGTACTTGCATCAAATGATGAAATTAAGATTGAAATTGATTTTAAAAATGCCAATGGTGATATGAGCTTATTGCCTTCTATTATGCAGAATATGTTGAGTAGTGGTGTAGATATGCTTGTTCCGATTGGAACCGCTCCCGCTCAAGCTGCAAAGGCTTCTACGACGACTGTTCCTATTGTATTTTCTGCAGTCAGCAATCCAATAGAAGCAGGTATTGTCTCTGCTTTTGAAGAAACAACAGGCAATATTACCGGTGTTTCAAATTCAATTGCTATTGAAGATATTTTTGAACTGGCAAATGCATTAACGCCAGATGTAAAGGTATTCGGTTTTATCTATAACAGCAGTGAAATAAACTCTGCAACCGGCATCGACAGAGCAAAGGCTTATTGCGATGAACATGGTATAGCCTACAAAGAAGCTACCATCACAAGCACCGCTGATTTGCAGCAAGCTGCTACTTCTTTGGTTGGGTCAGTGGATGCCTTCTTCACACCAAATGATAATACAGTTGCTTCTGCAATGCCTACTTATCTTCAAGTTGCAATGGATGCAAACCTGCCTACTTATGTAGGAGCCGACTCTATGGTTATTGATGGAGGCTTGGCAACAGTAGGTATTGATTATACTGTGCTAGGAAAACAAACTGTTTTAATGATTTCTCGTATTCTTCAGGGCGAAACCATAGAAGAAAATCATGTTGAACAAATTGCCGAATATGCAAAAATGATTAATATCAATACAGCTGAGGAATTAGGCATAACTATTTCAGAAGAATTGATGCAAGAATTTGTTATTATTGGTGAGTAG
- the galE gene encoding UDP-glucose 4-epimerase GalE produces the protein MAILVCGGAGYIGSHTVAALLERKEEVVIVDNLATGHEQAVLGGKLYIGDLRDSEFLDKVFKENEIEAVIDFAAFSLVGESMEAPLKYYENNVYGTLKLLEAMNKHNVKKIVFSSTAATYGEPKTVPIKEEEETIPTNTYGETKLAVEKMLRWAEVAYAMKYVILRYFNVAGAHKSGKIGEDHSPETHLIPIILQVALGKREKIMIYGEDYPTKDGSCIRDYIHVVDLSEAHLLAVDKLRKDNTSAIYNLGNGAGFSVKEVIEAARRVTGHPIPAEVAGRRAGDPVILIASSEKIIKELGWKPKHASLEEIIGSAWKWHQGYPNGYSG, from the coding sequence ATGGCAATTTTAGTATGTGGAGGTGCTGGCTACATAGGAAGTCATACAGTGGCTGCGCTATTAGAAAGAAAGGAAGAAGTTGTCATTGTAGATAATTTAGCTACAGGACATGAACAGGCGGTTTTAGGCGGGAAATTATATATAGGAGATTTAAGAGATAGTGAATTCTTAGATAAAGTATTTAAAGAAAATGAAATAGAAGCAGTTATTGATTTTGCAGCCTTTTCTCTAGTGGGAGAGAGTATGGAAGCCCCTTTGAAATATTATGAAAACAATGTATATGGTACATTGAAACTTTTAGAGGCGATGAATAAACACAATGTTAAAAAAATTGTATTTTCCTCTACAGCTGCGACCTATGGAGAACCAAAGACAGTACCAATTAAGGAGGAAGAGGAGACGATCCCTACAAATACTTATGGAGAGACGAAGCTTGCAGTTGAAAAGATGTTAAGGTGGGCGGAGGTAGCGTATGCTATGAAATATGTGATTTTGAGGTACTTTAATGTTGCAGGTGCCCATAAAAGTGGTAAAATTGGTGAAGATCATTCTCCAGAAACCCATTTGATTCCCATTATATTACAAGTAGCATTAGGAAAAAGGGAAAAGATTATGATCTATGGAGAAGATTATCCAACCAAAGACGGAAGCTGTATTAGAGATTATATACATGTTGTGGATTTATCAGAGGCACATTTGCTAGCCGTAGATAAACTGAGAAAGGATAACACAAGTGCAATCTATAACCTTGGAAACGGAGCGGGATTTAGTGTAAAAGAAGTGATAGAAGCCGCAAGAAGAGTTACAGGACACCCCATCCCAGCGGAAGTTGCAGGTCGTAGGGCAGGGGACCCAGTGATTTTGATTGCATCGTCTGAAAAGATTATAAAAGAACTGGGATGGAAGCCTAAGCATGCTTCCCTAGAAGAAATCATTGGTAGTGCTTGGAAATGGCATCAAGGATATCCAAATGGATATAGCGGTTGA
- a CDS encoding DUF2179 domain-containing protein translates to MQEIILILLLQLVYVPIFTLRTIFLVKNMTMIASFLGFMESLVYVFGLSLVFRGEQGPVALIVYAVGFGVGILVGGAIENKLAIGYNSLVVNLMEKNMELIDHLRAEGFGVTVYEGEGRDSKRYRLDILTKRSREEELLQRIEAYEPKAFIISYEARKFKGGFLVNAMKKIKTTS, encoded by the coding sequence ATGCAAGAAATTATTTTAATTCTATTACTACAGTTGGTTTATGTGCCTATCTTTACCCTTAGAACAATATTTCTTGTAAAAAATATGACTATGATTGCATCTTTTCTTGGATTCATGGAGTCATTAGTGTATGTATTTGGTTTATCACTTGTTTTCAGGGGAGAACAGGGCCCGGTGGCACTGATTGTATATGCTGTTGGATTTGGTGTTGGAATACTGGTTGGAGGAGCCATTGAGAATAAGCTTGCAATTGGTTATAATAGTCTTGTGGTGAATTTGATGGAGAAAAACATGGAACTAATTGATCATCTAAGGGCGGAAGGTTTTGGTGTGACTGTGTACGAAGGGGAGGGCCGGGATAGCAAGCGGTATCGCTTAGATATTCTTACAAAGAGAAGCAGAGAAGAAGAGCTACTACAGAGAATTGAAGCGTATGAACCTAAAGCCTTTATTATTTCCTATGAAGCAAGAAAGTTTAAGGGTGGATTTTTAGTAAATGCTATGAAAAAGATTAAAACCACATCATAA
- a CDS encoding SDR family NAD(P)-dependent oxidoreductase, producing MIGKNLEKIFSLEGKVIVLTGATGGIGSVLAKGLASVGADMALCGRSMEKMSKLQKEIIGNDGKAKCFMLDMVDMNSIAQCVNDISQEYGKIDVLINCAGINKREAFVDVEENTYDKIMDANLKGLFFLSQEITKLMIKAKKGNIINIASHNSFGMLGGCSVYGASKSALLGITRSMAVELAQYGIRANAIAPGHILTPLTEVTWENPERSRFLRERTAMERPGLPEELVGLTIMLASDASSFMSGMTYHVDGGYLAGGKPWPYETKYQCD from the coding sequence TTGATTGGCAAGAATCTTGAAAAAATATTTTCTTTGGAAGGAAAAGTGATTGTCTTAACAGGCGCCACAGGTGGCATTGGAAGTGTTTTAGCTAAGGGATTGGCCAGTGTAGGCGCTGATATGGCGCTATGTGGTAGAAGTATGGAAAAAATGTCAAAGCTTCAAAAAGAGATCATCGGCAATGATGGAAAGGCAAAATGTTTTATGCTCGATATGGTTGATATGAATTCTATTGCCCAATGTGTAAACGATATCAGTCAAGAATATGGCAAGATTGATGTTCTTATTAATTGTGCAGGAATCAATAAAAGAGAGGCTTTTGTTGATGTTGAAGAAAATACCTATGATAAGATTATGGATGCTAACCTAAAGGGATTGTTTTTCTTATCTCAAGAAATTACAAAACTAATGATAAAAGCTAAAAAAGGAAATATCATTAATATAGCATCACACAATTCGTTTGGTATGTTAGGTGGCTGCAGCGTCTATGGTGCTAGTAAAAGTGCTCTTTTAGGCATAACAAGGTCTATGGCAGTAGAATTAGCACAGTATGGCATCAGGGCAAATGCAATTGCGCCGGGACATATTCTAACACCTTTAACAGAAGTTACTTGGGAAAACCCGGAACGCAGTAGGTTTTTAAGGGAACGAACTGCCATGGAAAGACCCGGACTGCCTGAAGAGCTTGTAGGACTAACGATCATGCTGGCGTCTGATGCATCAAGCTTCATGTCTGGTATGACCTACCATGTAGATGGTGGTTATCTAGCGGGAGGAAAACCTTGGCCTTATGAAACAAAGTACCAGTGTGATTAA
- the ilvD gene encoding dihydroxy-acid dehydratase gives MRNIKQKSAPERLLWAQFDALQLGSGWDEEDIKKPQILVEDVFGDSHPGSVHLNKLTEQVKYGVFETGGFPAQFHATDICDGCAQGHDGMNIILASREALCDMVEVHGTVCPWDGMILASSCDKSIPAHLKAAARLDIPTIFIPGGSMRVGPHMTTSLVAGDISLRQKREGQITDQEVRDYKVTGCPSVGACTFLGTASTMQCMSEALGLALPGSALMPATMTDILRNSRKAGRKIMELVERNITPSKILTKEAFINAIIVHAAIGGSTNAAIHLPSIALELGIELSPELFDEINHKIPHIGNINPSGEHLTESFWFAGGIPMVQYMIKDYLNLDVMTATGKTLGENLEDLEKENFFDRNLGYLANYGLKREDVILPLDKAKEIGSIAILKGNIAPEGSVVKYSACTESMFVHKGPARVYNSEEDAYNAVVQGDINPGDVIVIRYEGPRGNGMPEMLMTTEAIVCDKRLNGTVSLVTDGRFSGATRGAAIGHVSPEAASGGPLAWVATGDIIEYNIPERSLNVVGINGVEVSLEEVEQVFAERAKEGVIPRPPRKGLYKRYTTSALSAMKGAGY, from the coding sequence ATGAGAAACATAAAACAAAAAAGTGCTCCTGAAAGACTTTTATGGGCGCAATTTGATGCATTACAACTTGGTTCAGGATGGGATGAAGAAGATATTAAAAAACCACAAATTTTAGTAGAAGACGTATTTGGAGACAGTCATCCAGGTAGTGTTCATTTAAATAAACTTACAGAGCAAGTGAAATATGGTGTATTTGAAACTGGTGGATTCCCTGCACAATTTCATGCTACTGACATTTGTGATGGTTGTGCACAAGGACATGACGGCATGAATATTATCCTGGCTTCTCGAGAAGCCCTATGTGATATGGTAGAGGTTCATGGTACTGTTTGCCCTTGGGATGGTATGATTTTAGCTTCTTCTTGTGATAAATCCATCCCTGCACATCTAAAGGCTGCAGCTCGACTTGATATACCGACAATATTCATACCCGGTGGAAGTATGAGGGTAGGTCCTCATATGACAACATCTTTAGTGGCAGGAGATATTTCTTTACGCCAAAAGCGTGAAGGTCAAATTACAGACCAAGAAGTTAGAGATTATAAGGTAACGGGATGCCCTTCAGTCGGTGCTTGTACATTCTTAGGTACAGCCAGCACAATGCAATGTATGTCAGAAGCCCTTGGTTTAGCTTTACCAGGATCAGCACTTATGCCAGCCACCATGACAGATATCCTTCGCAATTCTCGTAAAGCTGGTAGGAAGATTATGGAGTTAGTTGAAAGAAATATTACGCCTAGTAAGATATTAACAAAAGAAGCCTTTATCAATGCAATTATTGTACACGCGGCTATTGGTGGGTCTACGAATGCAGCCATCCATCTTCCATCTATAGCTTTAGAGTTAGGTATAGAATTATCTCCAGAACTATTTGATGAAATTAATCATAAGATACCCCATATTGGAAATATCAATCCAAGCGGAGAGCATTTAACAGAGTCCTTCTGGTTTGCCGGCGGTATTCCAATGGTACAGTATATGATAAAGGATTATTTAAACCTTGATGTTATGACAGCTACAGGAAAAACTTTAGGTGAGAACCTTGAAGATTTAGAGAAGGAAAACTTTTTTGATAGGAATCTTGGTTACTTAGCTAACTATGGGCTTAAACGTGAGGATGTTATCTTGCCGTTAGATAAAGCAAAAGAAATAGGTTCTATTGCTATTCTTAAAGGAAATATAGCACCAGAAGGTTCTGTTGTTAAGTATTCTGCTTGTACTGAAAGCATGTTTGTGCACAAAGGTCCTGCAAGGGTTTATAATTCCGAAGAAGATGCGTACAATGCTGTTGTTCAAGGAGATATTAATCCAGGGGATGTTATCGTCATTCGTTATGAAGGACCCCGTGGAAATGGTATGCCTGAAATGTTAATGACAACAGAAGCGATTGTTTGTGACAAGCGTTTAAACGGTACAGTTTCATTAGTAACTGACGGTAGATTCTCAGGGGCTACCCGTGGTGCTGCAATTGGCCATGTTTCTCCAGAAGCTGCTTCAGGTGGTCCATTGGCTTGGGTTGCTACAGGAGATATTATAGAATATAACATTCCTGAACGTTCTCTAAATGTTGTAGGAATCAATGGTGTTGAAGTGTCACTTGAAGAAGTTGAACAAGTCTTTGCTGAAAGAGCTAAGGAAGGCGTTATTCCAAGACCACCTAGAAAAGGCTTATACAAGAGATATACTACTTCTGCATTATCAGCGATGAAGGGTGCGGGTTATTAA